One genomic segment of Belonocnema kinseyi isolate 2016_QV_RU_SX_M_011 chromosome 2, B_treatae_v1, whole genome shotgun sequence includes these proteins:
- the LOC117167629 gene encoding uncharacterized protein LOC117167629, with the protein MALSFVMAVTNFDSRTMNVIRRRLQLIDFGRFNFLNLEPPISPTLSEVPSGYGSLDSPAISTSTNSPKESPSGSLKGSPKRLPKGSPKGSQKGSPKEAKESSEDDPEDSPEDSLGSGTTSLISTMHKDISQESPPLRVMHEGRDILNLGANLREPTWHNWNPRNHKYDEEKEGLKRNSVYFRLNSKGEEALTEDYPVNFCPHTGCEFTQPSHFLFPDTCMCCKPSAILPLFGKHVTIKATQ; encoded by the exons ATGGCACTCTCATTCGTAATGGCAGTGACCAATTTTGACAGCAGAACAATGAATGTAATAAGAAGGCGTCTTCAACTGATTGATTTCGGAaggtttaactttttgaatttggaacCACCCATATCTCCAACCTTGAGTGAAGTTCCTAGTGGATATGGCAGCCTCGATTCGCCTGCTATTTCAACATCTACAAATTCACCCAAAGAGTCACCAAGTGGGTCACTAAAAGGGTCACCTAAAAGGTTGCCAAAAGGATCACCAAAAGGATCACAAAAAGGGTCGCCAAAAGAGGCAAAAGAGTCATCAGAAGACGATCCAGAGGACTCTCCGGAAGACTCTCTTGGTTCTGGAACTACTAGTTTAATCTCAACAATGCATAAGGATATTTCACAG GAAAGCCCACCTCTACGTGTAATGCACGAGGGtcgagatattttaaatttgggTGCAAATCTCAGAGAACCAACCTGGCACAATTGGAATCCAAGAAACCATAAATATGATGAAGAGAAAGAAGGGTTGAAAAGAAATTCTGTATATTTCCGCCTGAATTCCAAAGGCGAAGAGGCTCTCACAGAAGATTATCCAGTC AATTTTTGCCCACACACGGGGTGTGAATTTACACAGCCATCACACTTCCTCTTCCCG GATACATGTATGTGCTGTAAGCCTTCAGCAATCCTTCCTCTTTTTGGTAAGCACGTCACCATAAAAGCGACTCAATAA